In Salinarimonas sp., a genomic segment contains:
- a CDS encoding penicillin-binding protein activator: MASGRGAGATGSGPFRAARAALAGLATLALAACVTPFGDGGGPFATQPASVAGEPLSEGSVPVALLLPLGGQGQGRQAAEDMRNAARLALSEFRDPDLAVTVYDTRGTPEGARAAASAASAAGAELIVGPLFAGSVQAAGEVARPANVPVLAFSTDATVASRGVYLMGFLPQPEVERVVDYAAQNGRRAVAALIPQTTYGNVVEAQFRETAARRGVRVVQVERYAPGQAQAAVARLSGVATGASPQVDALFVPDDPAGLAAVNAALQAAGFDPTRVKPLGTALWNDPSALGLPMLQGGWFAAPEQTGFQNFAARYQAAFNEAPVRIASLAYDAVSLAAALNRTQGTQRFSEAVLTNRAGFNGVDGVFRFRADGLNDRALAVYEARSGAAVVVSPAPRALPDV; the protein is encoded by the coding sequence ATGGCGTCCGGCCGCGGGGCGGGCGCGACGGGATCGGGTCCGTTCCGGGCGGCGCGCGCGGCGCTCGCCGGGCTCGCCACGCTGGCGCTCGCGGCCTGCGTCACGCCCTTCGGCGACGGCGGCGGGCCCTTCGCCACCCAGCCTGCGAGCGTCGCCGGCGAGCCGCTGAGCGAGGGCTCCGTGCCCGTGGCGCTGCTTCTTCCGCTGGGCGGCCAGGGCCAGGGCCGGCAGGCGGCCGAGGACATGCGCAACGCCGCTCGCCTCGCGCTGAGCGAATTCCGCGACCCCGACCTCGCCGTCACCGTCTACGACACGCGCGGAACGCCCGAGGGCGCTCGCGCGGCGGCGAGCGCGGCATCGGCCGCCGGCGCCGAGCTGATCGTCGGCCCCCTCTTCGCCGGCTCGGTCCAGGCCGCGGGCGAGGTGGCGCGACCGGCGAACGTGCCCGTGCTCGCCTTCTCGACGGACGCCACCGTAGCGAGCCGCGGCGTCTACCTGATGGGATTCCTGCCGCAGCCCGAGGTCGAGCGCGTGGTCGACTACGCCGCGCAGAACGGCCGCCGGGCGGTGGCCGCCCTCATCCCGCAGACGACCTACGGGAACGTCGTCGAGGCGCAGTTCCGCGAGACGGCGGCGCGTCGGGGCGTGCGCGTCGTCCAGGTCGAGCGCTACGCCCCGGGCCAGGCGCAGGCGGCGGTGGCCCGCCTCTCCGGCGTCGCGACCGGCGCGTCCCCGCAGGTCGACGCGCTCTTCGTCCCCGACGATCCCGCCGGCCTCGCCGCGGTGAACGCGGCGCTCCAGGCCGCGGGCTTCGATCCCACGCGGGTGAAGCCGCTCGGCACCGCCCTGTGGAACGACCCGAGCGCGCTCGGCCTGCCCATGCTCCAGGGCGGCTGGTTCGCGGCGCCCGAGCAGACCGGCTTCCAGAACTTCGCCGCCCGCTATCAGGCGGCCTTCAACGAGGCGCCCGTGCGCATCGCCTCGCTCGCCTACGATGCGGTCTCGCTCGCGGCGGCGCTCAACCGCACGCAGGGCACGCAGCGCTTCTCGGAGGCGGTGCTGACGAATCGCGCCGGCTTCAACGGGGTCGACGGCGTCTTCCGCTTCCGCGCGGACGGGCTGAACGACCGAGCGCTCGCGGTCTACGAGGCGCGCAGCGGCGCGGCCGTCGTGGTGAGCCCGGCCCCGCGCGCGCTGCCGGACGTCTGA
- the rsmI gene encoding 16S rRNA (cytidine(1402)-2'-O)-methyltransferase, whose translation MPRPIDNRTRRAPKPGRGEGGVFTAFGMAAEAEPLTPGLYVVATPIGNLRDISFRALATLAAADAVLAEDTRVTKHLLAHYGITTPLVSYHEHSGDVVRERMLERVREGQALALVSDAGTPLVSDPGYKLVQAAIAEGLPVTPIPGPSAILSALVVSGLPSDRFFFEGFLPAKSGARRARLEALAGIPGTLLLFESPHRLPEMLADAADVLGERPAVVARELTKMFETVRRGTLGSLAGAFAAEGPPKGEIVVLIGEASDETRREEAETGLDEALARALASHSIKDAAALVAAETGLPKREVYARALALAKDKGR comes from the coding sequence ATGCCGCGTCCGATCGACAACCGCACCCGTCGCGCGCCGAAGCCGGGGCGCGGGGAGGGCGGCGTCTTCACCGCTTTCGGCATGGCCGCGGAGGCCGAGCCGCTGACGCCGGGGCTCTACGTCGTCGCGACCCCGATCGGCAACCTGCGCGACATCAGCTTCCGCGCGCTCGCCACCCTCGCGGCCGCCGACGCCGTGCTCGCCGAGGACACGCGGGTGACGAAGCATCTCCTCGCCCATTACGGCATCACGACCCCGCTCGTCTCCTACCACGAGCATTCCGGCGACGTCGTGCGCGAGCGCATGCTCGAGCGCGTGCGCGAGGGCCAGGCGCTGGCGCTCGTCTCCGACGCCGGCACGCCGCTCGTCTCCGACCCCGGCTACAAGCTCGTCCAGGCGGCGATCGCGGAGGGGCTGCCGGTGACGCCGATCCCGGGGCCGTCCGCGATCCTCTCCGCCCTCGTCGTCTCGGGCCTGCCCTCGGACCGCTTCTTCTTCGAGGGCTTCCTGCCGGCGAAGTCCGGCGCGCGGCGCGCCCGGCTGGAGGCGCTCGCCGGCATCCCCGGCACGCTGCTCCTGTTCGAATCGCCCCACCGCCTGCCGGAGATGCTCGCCGACGCCGCGGACGTCCTGGGCGAGCGCCCGGCCGTCGTCGCGCGCGAGCTCACCAAGATGTTCGAGACCGTGCGGCGCGGCACGCTGGGCTCGCTCGCCGGCGCGTTCGCCGCGGAAGGGCCCCCGAAGGGCGAGATCGTCGTCCTGATCGGCGAGGCTTCGGACGAGACCCGCCGCGAGGAGGCCGAGACCGGGCTCGACGAGGCGCTCGCCCGCGCGCTCGCGAGCCACTCGATCAAGGACGCCGCCGCCCTGGTCGCGGCCGAGACCGGGCTGCCGAAACGCGAGGTCTACGCGCGGGCGCTGGCGCTCGCCAAGGACAAGGGGCGATGA
- a CDS encoding YraN family protein: MTAPTRAVRRRRLVRGARAETLAMLFLMLRGFRPLARNWRAPGGEIDLVMARGRLVIFVEVKARPDLDAAATAVGWEKRRRLARAIRAWKARNGWAGEGWSFRVDAVFLGRGRWPRHVAGVMEV, from the coding sequence ATGACCGCGCCGACCCGCGCCGTGCGCCGCCGCCGCCTCGTGCGCGGCGCCCGCGCCGAGACCCTCGCCATGCTGTTCCTGATGCTGCGCGGCTTCCGCCCCCTCGCCCGCAACTGGCGCGCCCCCGGCGGCGAGATCGACCTCGTCATGGCGCGGGGCCGGCTCGTGATCTTCGTCGAGGTCAAGGCCCGCCCCGACCTCGACGCCGCCGCGACCGCCGTTGGATGGGAGAAGCGCCGGCGTCTGGCCCGCGCGATCCGGGCCTGGAAGGCGCGCAACGGATGGGCGGGGGAGGGCTGGTCGTTCCGGGTGGACGCGGTGTTTTTGGGGAGGGGGCGGTGGCCGCGGCATGTGGCGGGGGTGATGGAGGTTTAG
- a CDS encoding SDR family NAD(P)-dependent oxidoreductase has product MDGTVLITGVGRGIGRGLAEAYLREGWRVYGTMRDATRAPATFADALGSGRLVLFEADVRDADALAAAAAALGDTPLDVLISCAGIIGERTPDTIGSDPGLYWEVFDVNVLGTLRTVQAFRPALARAVAATGRARALLFSSRMGSHEAAKSSTMPYRVSRAATNKLMQGLATDLAPERIHVASCHPGWVRTDMGGPGADIDVEESVAGLMRLVERLDGETAGGFWNYDGERLEM; this is encoded by the coding sequence ATGGACGGGACGGTGCTGATCACGGGTGTCGGACGGGGCATCGGGCGCGGGCTGGCGGAGGCCTACCTGCGCGAGGGCTGGCGCGTCTACGGCACCATGCGCGACGCGACCCGCGCGCCGGCGACCTTCGCCGACGCGCTGGGCTCCGGACGCCTCGTCCTGTTCGAGGCGGACGTCCGCGACGCGGACGCCCTCGCCGCAGCGGCGGCCGCGCTGGGCGACACGCCGCTCGACGTGCTGATCTCATGCGCGGGCATCATCGGCGAGCGCACGCCGGACACGATCGGCTCCGACCCCGGCCTCTACTGGGAGGTGTTCGACGTCAACGTTCTGGGCACGCTCCGCACGGTCCAGGCCTTCCGCCCGGCGCTCGCCCGCGCCGTCGCCGCAACGGGCCGGGCCCGCGCGCTGCTCTTCTCGAGCCGCATGGGCTCGCACGAGGCGGCGAAGTCGAGCACCATGCCCTACCGCGTCTCCCGCGCCGCCACCAACAAGCTGATGCAGGGGCTGGCCACGGACCTCGCCCCCGAGCGCATCCACGTCGCGAGCTGCCATCCCGGCTGGGTCAGGACCGACATGGGCGGCCCCGGCGCGGACATCGACGTGGAGGAGAGCGTCGCGGGGCTGATGCGGCTGGTGGAGCGGCTCGACGGAGAGACGGCCGGGGGGTTCTGGAACTACGACGGGGAGCGGCTGGAGATGTGA
- a CDS encoding acyl-CoA carboxylase subunit beta: protein MKDILERLEDARAQARLGGGERRIRAQHERGKLTARERIALLLDEGSFEELDMYVQHRCADFGMQDNKIPGDGVITGYGTINGRPVFVFSKDFTVFGGSLSEAHAQKMIKIQDMALKMRAPVIGLFDAGGARIQEGVAALAGYGEVFARNVKASGVIPQISVIMGPCAGGDVYSPAMTDFIFMVRDTSYMFVTGPEVVRTVTNESVTSEELGGAKVHTTKSSVADGAFDNDVEALLQIRRLIDFLPANNVDGPPEWESFDDAERLEHSLDTLVPDNPNKPYDMKELILKVLDEGDFFEIQEGYAKNIITGFGRVEGRTVGVIANQPMVLAGVLDSDASRKAARFVRFCDAFSIPIVTFVDVPGFLPGTAQEYGGLIKHGAKLLFAFTQATVPMVTVITRKAYGGAYVVMASKHIGGDVNYAWPSAQIAVMGAKGAVEIIFRQDADDPEKLAARTKEYEDRFMSPFAAAERGYVDEVIMPHSTRRRIAKALALLRAKKLDEPWRKHDNLPL, encoded by the coding sequence ATGAAGGACATCCTGGAGAGGCTCGAGGACGCCCGCGCGCAGGCGCGGCTCGGCGGAGGTGAACGACGCATCCGTGCTCAGCACGAGCGCGGCAAGCTCACCGCGCGCGAGCGCATCGCGCTCCTCCTGGACGAGGGCTCCTTCGAGGAGCTCGACATGTACGTCCAGCACCGCTGCGCCGATTTCGGCATGCAGGACAACAAGATCCCCGGCGACGGCGTGATCACCGGCTACGGCACCATCAACGGCCGGCCGGTCTTCGTCTTCTCCAAGGACTTCACCGTCTTCGGCGGCTCCCTCTCCGAGGCGCACGCCCAGAAGATGATCAAGATCCAGGACATGGCGCTGAAGATGCGCGCCCCGGTCATCGGCCTGTTCGACGCCGGCGGCGCGCGCATCCAGGAGGGCGTCGCCGCGCTCGCGGGCTATGGCGAGGTGTTCGCGCGCAACGTCAAGGCGTCGGGCGTCATCCCGCAGATCTCCGTCATCATGGGCCCCTGCGCCGGCGGCGACGTCTACTCGCCGGCCATGACGGACTTCATCTTCATGGTGCGGGACACGAGCTACATGTTCGTCACCGGCCCGGAGGTGGTGCGCACCGTCACCAACGAGAGCGTCACCTCCGAGGAGCTCGGCGGCGCCAAGGTGCACACGACGAAGTCCTCCGTCGCCGACGGCGCCTTCGACAACGACGTCGAGGCGCTCCTCCAGATCCGCCGGCTGATCGATTTCCTGCCCGCGAACAACGTCGACGGCCCGCCCGAATGGGAGAGCTTCGACGACGCCGAGCGCCTCGAGCACTCCCTCGACACGCTGGTGCCGGACAATCCGAACAAGCCCTACGACATGAAGGAGCTGATCCTGAAGGTGCTCGACGAGGGCGACTTCTTCGAGATCCAGGAAGGCTACGCGAAGAACATCATCACCGGCTTCGGCCGCGTCGAGGGCCGCACGGTGGGCGTCATCGCCAACCAGCCGATGGTGCTCGCCGGCGTGCTCGATTCGGACGCCTCCCGCAAGGCGGCGCGCTTCGTGCGCTTCTGCGACGCTTTCTCGATCCCCATCGTCACCTTCGTCGACGTGCCGGGCTTCCTGCCGGGCACGGCGCAGGAATACGGCGGGCTGATCAAGCACGGCGCGAAGCTGCTCTTCGCCTTCACCCAGGCCACCGTGCCGATGGTCACCGTCATCACCCGCAAGGCCTATGGCGGCGCCTACGTGGTGATGGCCTCCAAGCACATCGGCGGCGACGTGAACTACGCCTGGCCCTCCGCCCAGATCGCGGTGATGGGCGCCAAGGGCGCGGTGGAGATCATCTTCCGCCAGGACGCGGACGATCCCGAGAAGCTCGCCGCGCGCACCAAGGAATACGAGGACCGCTTCATGAGCCCCTTCGCGGCGGCCGAGCGCGGCTATGTCGACGAGGTGATCATGCCCCACTCGACCCGCCGGCGCATCGCCAAGGCGCTGGCGCTCCTGCGCGCCAAGAAGCTCGACGAGCCCTGGCGGAAGCACGACAACCTGCCGCTCTGA
- a CDS encoding type II toxin-antitoxin system VapC family toxin → MMRFLIDTNIVSAAIRPQPPPSLETWFSERRDSELFVSSLTVAEIQRGILQMPPGKKRSALEAWFAGPKGPRALFAGRILAFDEAAALVWARLMAEGTARGRPRSGLDTIIAAVALANGCIVVTDNAKDFPELDVVNPLRPIS, encoded by the coding sequence CTGATGCGCTTCCTCATCGACACCAACATCGTCAGCGCCGCCATAAGGCCGCAGCCGCCGCCATCGCTGGAGACATGGTTTTCCGAGCGCCGCGACAGCGAGCTGTTCGTGTCCTCCCTGACGGTCGCCGAGATCCAGCGCGGCATTCTGCAGATGCCGCCCGGCAAGAAGCGGAGCGCGCTCGAGGCCTGGTTCGCGGGCCCGAAGGGGCCGCGGGCGCTGTTCGCTGGCCGAATCCTCGCGTTCGACGAGGCCGCTGCGCTCGTCTGGGCGCGGCTGATGGCGGAGGGTACGGCGCGGGGGCGGCCCCGGAGCGGCCTCGATACGATCATCGCCGCCGTCGCGCTGGCGAACGGCTGCATCGTGGTCACAGACAACGCCAAGGACTTTCCGGAGCTGGACGTCGTCAATCCGCTCCGCCCGATCTCCTGA
- a CDS encoding ATP12 family protein, with protein sequence MPDDFWRDLAPEPGEPKRDPRTAAREALTPELPKRFYERASAEPHERGFALHLDGRPARTPGKRPLVAPSRGAGEALAAEWEAQGERIDPKTMPLTRLLNVAIDAVGAAMEPVAEEVVKYSGSDLVCYRAGEPDKLVAAQAEAWDPVLAFARERYAARFLLAEGVMFVEQPREALEAVAARVSRETSPFALAALNVMTTLTGSALIALAVADAALSAEDAWEAAHVDELHQERVWGADAIATERREARRREFEAAALLYREAG encoded by the coding sequence ATGCCCGACGATTTCTGGCGCGATCTCGCCCCCGAGCCCGGGGAGCCCAAGCGCGACCCGCGGACGGCGGCGCGCGAGGCGCTGACGCCCGAGCTGCCGAAGCGTTTCTACGAGCGCGCCAGCGCCGAGCCGCACGAGCGGGGCTTCGCGCTGCATCTCGACGGACGCCCCGCGCGCACGCCCGGCAAGCGCCCCCTCGTCGCGCCCTCCCGCGGCGCGGGCGAGGCGCTCGCGGCGGAATGGGAGGCGCAGGGCGAGCGCATCGACCCGAAGACCATGCCCCTCACCCGGCTCCTCAACGTCGCCATCGACGCGGTGGGCGCGGCCATGGAGCCGGTGGCCGAGGAGGTGGTGAAATATTCCGGCTCCGACCTCGTCTGCTACCGCGCGGGCGAGCCGGACAAGCTCGTCGCGGCGCAGGCCGAGGCCTGGGATCCGGTCCTCGCCTTCGCCCGCGAGCGCTACGCCGCACGCTTCCTCCTGGCCGAGGGCGTGATGTTCGTCGAGCAGCCGCGCGAGGCGCTGGAGGCGGTCGCGGCGCGCGTCTCCCGCGAGACCTCCCCCTTCGCGCTCGCCGCGCTCAACGTGATGACGACGCTCACCGGCTCCGCGCTGATCGCGCTCGCGGTCGCGGACGCGGCGCTATCCGCGGAGGACGCGTGGGAGGCCGCCCATGTCGACGAGCTCCACCAGGAGCGCGTCTGGGGCGCCGACGCGATCGCCACGGAGCGCCGGGAGGCGCGGCGGCGGGAGTTCGAGGCGGCGGCGTTGCTGTATCGCGAGGCGGGGTGA
- a CDS encoding HAD-IA family hydrolase produces the protein MSRLRLVILDVDGTLVDSQAIIVEAQVRTFRAHGLPPPTRERSLSIVGLSLPEAFRVLLDEEEGPGAELADAMAQTYRQVFARLRADATYEEPLYPGVKETLAALSRREDVLLGVATGKSRRGVDHLVAREGWEGLFATVQTADDAPSKPHPGMIRQALAETGVEPRDAAMVGDSTFDMEMARAAGIAAIGVSYGFHGVGALRDRGAQAIVDRFSEIVPLLDALWRP, from the coding sequence ATGTCCCGCCTGCGCCTCGTCATCCTCGACGTCGACGGCACGCTCGTCGACAGCCAGGCCATCATCGTCGAGGCGCAGGTGCGGACCTTCCGCGCGCACGGGCTGCCCCCGCCGACGCGGGAGCGCTCGCTCTCCATCGTCGGCCTGTCGCTGCCGGAGGCTTTCCGGGTGCTCCTCGACGAGGAGGAGGGACCCGGGGCGGAGCTCGCGGACGCGATGGCGCAGACCTATCGCCAGGTGTTCGCCCGCTTGCGGGCGGACGCCACCTACGAGGAGCCGCTCTATCCCGGCGTGAAGGAGACGCTCGCCGCGCTCTCCCGCCGCGAGGACGTGCTTCTCGGCGTCGCCACCGGAAAGAGCCGGCGGGGCGTCGACCACCTCGTCGCCCGCGAGGGCTGGGAGGGGCTGTTCGCCACGGTACAGACGGCGGACGACGCGCCGTCCAAGCCCCATCCCGGCATGATCCGGCAGGCGCTCGCCGAGACCGGCGTCGAGCCGCGGGACGCGGCGATGGTGGGCGATTCCACCTTCGACATGGAGATGGCCCGCGCGGCGGGAATCGCCGCGATCGGCGTCTCCTACGGCTTCCACGGCGTCGGCGCCCTGCGCGATCGCGGGGCGCAGGCGATCGTCGACCGGTTCTCCGAGATCGTGCCGCTGCTCGACGCCCTCTGGCGGCCGTGA
- a CDS encoding RluA family pseudouridine synthase — MTQTRSPRGGPRQTSRKLARAPGAGGGAARPRKPAAAKAGKPAAAKAGKPGAAKPAQRETAAPKGPGKAALPSPKLPPKRVQKDAATATLATGIQTLVVEPDEGEMRLDRFLSARFPQLAFTHIQRIIRTGQLRVDGKRMKPNERLAAGQSVRVPPLKLEEQRPRSTARDEGDAEFLRSITLYEDKDVLVLNKPAGLASQGGSGTTRHVDGLLEAMRDLKGEKPRLVHRLDKETAGCLVVAKSRFSASVLSKSFRSRATRKVYWAIVAGVPKTRQGRISTYIAKEMLPDGDSRMRVAKHGDEGAEHALTYYAVIEQSAQKLAWLSLKPVTGRTHQLRVHAASVGHPIIGDPKYFNVENWELPGGIQNRLHLLARRIVIPHPRTGRPIDVTAPLPPHMQQTFNLLGLDTDAYDPIVEAPEE, encoded by the coding sequence ATGACGCAGACGAGATCACCCCGCGGCGGTCCCCGCCAGACATCGCGCAAGCTCGCGCGCGCCCCGGGCGCGGGCGGCGGCGCCGCGCGGCCGCGGAAGCCTGCGGCGGCGAAGGCCGGCAAGCCCGCGGCGGCGAAAGCCGGCAAGCCTGGCGCGGCGAAGCCTGCCCAGCGCGAGACGGCGGCGCCGAAGGGGCCCGGCAAGGCCGCCCTCCCCTCCCCCAAGCTTCCCCCGAAGCGCGTCCAGAAGGACGCCGCGACGGCGACCCTCGCCACCGGCATCCAGACGCTCGTTGTCGAGCCGGACGAGGGAGAGATGCGGCTCGACCGTTTCCTGTCGGCGCGGTTCCCCCAGCTCGCCTTCACCCATATCCAGCGCATCATCCGCACCGGCCAGCTGCGCGTCGACGGCAAGCGCATGAAGCCGAACGAGCGCCTCGCCGCGGGCCAGAGCGTGCGCGTGCCGCCGCTGAAGCTCGAGGAGCAGCGCCCGCGCTCGACGGCGCGCGACGAGGGCGACGCCGAGTTCCTGCGCTCGATCACGCTCTACGAGGACAAGGACGTCCTCGTCCTGAACAAGCCCGCCGGCCTCGCCTCCCAGGGCGGGTCCGGCACGACGCGCCACGTCGACGGGCTGCTCGAGGCGATGCGCGACCTCAAGGGCGAGAAGCCCCGCCTCGTCCACCGGCTGGACAAGGAGACGGCGGGCTGCCTCGTCGTGGCGAAGTCGCGCTTTTCGGCGAGCGTGCTCTCCAAGAGCTTCCGCTCGCGGGCGACGCGCAAGGTCTACTGGGCGATCGTCGCGGGCGTGCCGAAGACGCGCCAGGGCCGGATCTCGACCTACATCGCCAAGGAGATGCTGCCCGATGGCGACAGCCGCATGCGCGTCGCCAAGCACGGCGACGAGGGGGCGGAGCACGCGCTGACCTACTACGCCGTGATCGAGCAGTCGGCGCAGAAGCTCGCCTGGCTGTCGCTGAAGCCGGTGACGGGCCGCACCCACCAGCTGCGCGTCCACGCGGCCTCGGTGGGGCATCCGATCATCGGCGACCCGAAATACTTCAACGTCGAGAACTGGGAGCTGCCCGGCGGCATCCAGAACCGGCTGCATCTCCTGGCGCGGCGGATCGTCATCCCGCATCCGCGCACGGGCAGGCCCATCGACGTCACGGCGCCGTTGCCGCCGCACATGCAGCAGACCTTCAACCTCCTGGGCCTCGACACGGACGCCTACGATCCGATCGTCGAAGCCCCGGAGGAGTGA
- a CDS encoding class I SAM-dependent methyltransferase — protein MSDEPASTSAESRRAHWERVYSEKGEDALSWFEPRAETSLALIDAAGLAPETVIDIGAGTSRFVDALLERGVPEITLLDLSETALARTRARLGPDGARVRFVAADVTTWTPEGSYDLWHDRAAFHFLVDPEARDAYLARLASALRPGGHALIATFAADGPERCSGLPVQRTDPDDLAATLGAGFALRDARRIVHRTPWGSEQRFQASLLQRV, from the coding sequence GTGAGCGACGAGCCCGCGTCGACCAGCGCCGAATCCCGCCGCGCTCATTGGGAGCGCGTCTATTCCGAGAAGGGCGAGGACGCGCTCAGCTGGTTCGAGCCGCGGGCGGAGACCTCGCTCGCGCTGATCGACGCCGCCGGGCTCGCGCCGGAGACCGTCATCGACATCGGCGCGGGCACCTCGCGCTTCGTCGATGCGCTGCTCGAGCGCGGCGTCCCCGAGATCACGCTCCTCGACCTCTCCGAGACGGCGCTCGCCCGCACCCGGGCGCGGCTCGGGCCGGACGGGGCGCGGGTGCGCTTCGTCGCCGCGGACGTCACCACGTGGACGCCGGAGGGGTCCTACGATCTCTGGCACGACCGCGCCGCGTTTCATTTCCTCGTCGACCCGGAGGCGCGCGACGCCTATCTGGCGCGGCTCGCCTCCGCCCTGCGCCCCGGCGGCCACGCCCTGATCGCGACCTTCGCCGCCGACGGTCCCGAGCGCTGCAGCGGGCTGCCCGTGCAGCGCACGGATCCCGACGACCTCGCCGCGACGCTGGGGGCGGGCTTCGCGCTGAGGGACGCGCGGCGGATCGTGCACCGCACCCCGTGGGGCAGCGAGCAGCGGTTCCAGGCGAGCCTGTTGCAGAGGGTGTGA
- the rpoH gene encoding RNA polymerase sigma factor RpoH — protein MAGALPVLANEGGLSRYLDEIRKFPMLDPAEEFMLAKRWREHGDSDAAHKLVTSHLRLVAKIAMGYRGYGLPISEVVSEGNVGLMQAIKRFEPDKGFRLATYAMWWIKAAIQEYILRSWSLVKMGTTANQKKLFFNLRKAKSRISALEEGDLRPDQVKEIATRLGVTEQDVIDMNRRLGGDASLNAPLREEGEGEWQDWLVDDSASQETLLAAQEEGQNRLAALREALGVLNERERRIFEARRLSDDPITLEDLSTEFGVSRERVRQIEVRAFEKVQEAVKKNVAALETAPGRPRELTDARAP, from the coding sequence ATGGCTGGCGCGCTGCCCGTACTCGCCAACGAAGGCGGTCTCTCCCGCTATCTGGACGAGATCCGCAAGTTTCCGATGCTCGATCCGGCCGAGGAATTCATGCTCGCCAAGCGCTGGCGGGAACATGGGGATTCCGACGCCGCGCACAAGCTCGTCACCTCGCATCTGCGTCTCGTGGCGAAGATCGCCATGGGCTATCGCGGCTACGGCCTGCCGATCTCGGAAGTCGTCTCGGAGGGCAATGTCGGCCTGATGCAGGCCATCAAGCGCTTCGAGCCCGACAAGGGGTTCCGGCTGGCCACCTACGCGATGTGGTGGATCAAGGCGGCGATCCAGGAATACATCCTGCGCTCGTGGTCGCTCGTGAAGATGGGCACGACCGCGAACCAGAAGAAGCTGTTCTTCAACCTGCGCAAGGCCAAGAGCCGAATCTCCGCGCTGGAGGAGGGCGACCTGCGCCCCGACCAGGTGAAGGAGATCGCGACTCGTCTCGGCGTGACCGAGCAGGACGTCATCGACATGAATCGCCGGCTGGGCGGCGACGCCTCGCTCAACGCGCCCCTGCGCGAGGAGGGCGAGGGCGAGTGGCAGGACTGGCTCGTCGACGATTCGGCCTCGCAGGAGACGCTCCTCGCCGCGCAGGAGGAGGGCCAGAACCGGCTCGCCGCCCTGCGGGAGGCGCTCGGCGTGCTCAACGAGCGCGAGCGCCGCATCTTCGAGGCGCGCCGCCTGTCGGACGATCCGATCACGCTGGAGGACCTCTCCACCGAGTTCGGCGTCTCGCGCGAGCGCGTGCGCCAGATCGAGGTGCGCGCCTTCGAGAAGGTGCAGGAGGCCGTCAAGAAGAACGTCGCCGCCCTCGAGACCGCCCCGGGCCGGCCCCGAGAGCTGACCGACGCGCGGGCGCCGTGA
- a CDS encoding RluA family pseudouridine synthase — MRAHVHAGPPDRLDRVLAQAFPDLSRARVQDLIKTGRATLDGRPAGNASAKVPDGARLALTIPPPLPATPRGEDIPLDIVFEDADLVVIDKPPGLVVHPAAGHETGTLVNALIAHCGESLSGIGGVRRPGIVHRLDKDTSGLLVVAKTDAAHKALAAQFADHGRTGPLEREYVALVWGVPSRPHGTVEAPIGRSPANREKMAVVPLAKGREAITHWQVEETYDGPDGAPAASRVRCALETGRTHQIRVHMAHIGHPLLGDALYGAGFKTKATRLSQEAREALAALGRQALHAEVLGFAHPRTGEEIRFERPPPADMARLVAALEGA; from the coding sequence GTGCGCGCGCATGTCCATGCCGGCCCGCCGGACCGCCTCGACCGGGTGCTGGCACAGGCCTTTCCCGATCTCTCGCGGGCGCGGGTGCAGGACCTGATCAAGACCGGCCGGGCGACGCTCGACGGGCGCCCCGCCGGCAACGCATCCGCCAAGGTGCCCGACGGCGCCCGGCTCGCGCTGACCATCCCCCCTCCCCTGCCGGCCACGCCGCGGGGCGAGGACATCCCGCTCGACATCGTCTTCGAGGACGCGGACCTCGTCGTGATCGACAAGCCGCCGGGCCTCGTGGTCCACCCGGCCGCCGGGCACGAGACCGGCACGCTCGTCAACGCCCTCATCGCCCATTGCGGGGAGAGCCTGTCGGGCATCGGCGGGGTGCGCCGGCCGGGGATCGTCCATCGGCTCGACAAGGACACGTCGGGCCTCCTCGTCGTCGCCAAGACGGACGCGGCCCACAAGGCGCTGGCCGCGCAATTCGCCGACCACGGCCGTACGGGCCCGCTCGAGCGGGAATACGTCGCGCTCGTCTGGGGCGTGCCGTCGCGGCCGCACGGGACGGTGGAGGCGCCGATCGGGCGCAGCCCCGCCAATCGCGAGAAGATGGCCGTCGTGCCGCTCGCCAAGGGCCGCGAGGCGATCACCCACTGGCAGGTGGAGGAGACCTACGACGGGCCGGACGGCGCGCCGGCGGCGAGCCGCGTGCGCTGCGCGCTCGAGACCGGGCGCACGCACCAGATCCGCGTGCACATGGCGCATATCGGCCATCCGCTTCTCGGCGACGCGCTCTACGGGGCGGGGTTCAAGACCAAGGCGACGCGGCTGTCGCAGGAGGCCCGCGAGGCGCTCGCGGCGCTCGGGCGCCAGGCGCTGCACGCCGAGGTGCTGGGCTTCGCCCATCCGCGCACGGGCGAGGAGATTCGCTTCGAGCGCCCCCCGCCCGCGGACATGGCGCGGCTCGTCGCGGCGCTCGAGGGCGCCTGA